The Mesorhizobium loti DNA segment TACCGCGACGTGCTCGGCATGGACACAAGGTTCAATTTCCTGCGCGACGGCAAGATTTTCGGCTTCTACCTGGATTGCGGTGGCCGAAGTCATGTCGAGGTGTTCCAGAAAGACGGCACGAGCTTCAACGAGCTCAATCAGATCAACCATTTCTGCCTGGAAGTCGAAGACATCGACGCCGCGATCGTCCATATCAAGTCGAAGGGCATCGACGTGACCGCCAAGAAGCATGCCTGCGACGACACCTTTCAGGCCTGGATCCGTGACCCCAACGGCGTGAAGATCGAGCTGTTCGAATACACGGCAAAAAGCGCGCAGTTCACCGGCGGCGACCGCATCGCCGACTGGTGACCGCACTTCAGGTCCCACCAGTCCGGGCACGGTTTTGGCGCATTACTTCAGCTCGATCTCGATGAAAGCATATTCGCCGTCA contains these protein-coding regions:
- a CDS encoding Glyoxalase/bleomycin resistance protein/dioxygenase protein/dioxygenase, which produces MMIKVKQLAHVCIFAQDLEATRSFYRDVLGMDTRFNFLRDGKIFGFYLDCGGRSHVEVFQKDGTSFNELNQINHFCLEVEDIDAAIVHIKSKGIDVTAKKHACDDTFQAWIRDPNGVKIELFEYTAKSAQFTGGDRIADW